The following proteins come from a genomic window of Sardina pilchardus chromosome 13, fSarPil1.1, whole genome shotgun sequence:
- the eml2 gene encoding echinoderm microtubule-associated protein-like 2 isoform X4, with amino-acid sequence MKRSESKSKECTLNAEDGYVRMFLRGRPVTMHIPDDLRGSYSIDQKVALPDRKLKLQWVYGYRGRDCRSNLYLLPTGEIVYFNASVVVLYNVEEQQQRHYLGHNDDVKCLAIHPDMVTIATGQVAGTSKDGKALAPHVRVWDSVSLNTLHVIGMGVFDRAVTCVAFSKSNGGAHLCAVDDANDHILSVWDWQKEKQLAEVKCSNDSVLGASFHPMDASLIVTCGKSHINIWTMEGNTLTKRQGLFEKHEKPKYVLCVAFAENGDTITGDSSGNIYVWAKGGNKISHAVSGAHEGGIFALCVLKDGTLVSGGGKDRRVVHWDHEYHKQAEIEVPEAFGPVRSLAEGKQEELFVGTTRNAILQGSLSGALSPIVQGHTDELWGLDVHPSMEQFVTCGQDKQVHLWDTTSHQPLWSKAIEDPARSAGFHPSGAVVAVGTMTGKWVVLDTETRDLVSVHTDGNEIISNVKYSPDGAYLAVASHDNFVYIYSVTDNGRKYSRVGKCTGHSSFVTHLDWSADSQYIVTNSGDYEILFWEASSGKHITSTDVVRNLEWASSTCVLGFSVFGIWPDGADGTDLNAVCRSHDGALLASADDFGKVHLFSSPCSQPRAPSHQYGGHSSHVTNVAFLHDDSHLISTGGKDTSVLQWVLA; translated from the exons ATGAAGAGATCTGAGAG cAAGTCAAAAGAATGCACACTCAACGCAG AGGATGGATACGTGCGCATGTTCCTGCGTGGTCGCCCAGTCACCATGCACATCCCTGATGACCTGAGGGGCAGTTACAGCATTGACCAGAAGGTGGCGCTGCCGGACCGTAAACTCAAACTGCAGTGGGT ATATGGCTACCGGGGCCGAGACTGCCGCTCCAACCTGTACCTGCTGCCCACGGGCGAGATCGTGTACTTCAACGCCTCCGTGGTGGTGCTGTACAAcgtggaggagcagcagcagaggcactACCTGGGACACAACGACGACGTCAAATG CTTGGCCATCCACCCAGACATGGTCACCATTGCAACGGGACAAGTAGCTGGAACTTCGAAAGACGGCAAG GCCCTGGCCCCTCATGTCCGTGTGTGGGACTCGGTCAGCCTCAACACCCTTCATGTCATCGGGATGGGCGTGTTCGACCGCGCCGTGACCTGCGTGGCCTTCTCCAAATCG aacGGAGGGGCACACCTGTGTGCTGTGGATGATGCCAACGATCACATCCTGTCTGTGTGGGACTGGCAGAAGGAGAAGCAGCTGGCCGAAGTCAAG TGCTCCAATGATTCCGTGCTGGGAGCATCCTTCCACCCCATGGATGCCAGCCTGATCGTCACCTGCGGGAAATCCCACATCAACATCTGGACCATGGAGGGCAACACTCTGACCAAGAGGCAAGGCCTGTTTGAG AAACACGAGAAGCCCAAGTACGTGCTGTGCGTGGCTTTTGCTGAAAATGGAGACACCATCACCGGAGACTCGAGCGGCAACATCTACGTCTGGGCCAAAG GTGGGAACAAGATCAGTCACGCTGTGTCGGGCGCCCATGAGGGTGGCATCTTCGCCCTGTGCGTGCTGAAGGACGGAACGCTGGTGTCGGGCGGAGGGAAAGACCGCCGGGTCGTCCACTGGGACCACGAGTACCATAAGCAGGCCGAGATCGAG GTGCCGGAGGCGTTTGGGCCTGTGCGCTCCCTGGCGGAGGGGAAGCAGGAGGAGCTGTTTGTGGGCACAACCCGTAACGCCATCCTGCAGGGCTCCCTCTCCGGGGCACTCTCGCCCATCGTACAG GGCCACACTGATGAGCTGTGGGGTCTGGACGTGCATCCCAGCATGGAGCAGTTTGTGACCTGCGGCCAGGACAAGCAGGTCCACCTATGGGACACCACCTCCCACCAGCCGCTATGGAGCAAAGCCATCGAG GATCCGGCTCGTTCTGCAGGGTTCCATCCCAGTGGTGCTGTGGTGGCTGTCGGAACCATGACTGGAAA atgggtgGTGCTGGACACTGAGACCAGAGACCTGGTGTCTGTGCACACTGATGGCAATGAGATCATCTCAAACGTCAAGTACTCACCAG ACGGAGCGTACCTGGCGGTGGCGTCCCATGACAACTTTGTGTACATCTACTCTGTGACCGACAACGGCAGGAAGTACAGCCGTGTGGGGAAATGCACT GGACACTCCAGCTTTGTGACCCATTTGGATTGGTCCGCCGACAGCCAGTATATTGTCACCAACTCAGGAGACTACGAGATCCTATTCT GGGAAGCGTCCAGTGGTAAACACATCACCAGCACCGATGTTGTACGCAACCTGGAGTGGGCCTCCTCCACCTGCGTGCTGGGCTTCAGCGTGTTCG GCATCTGGCCGGACGGTGCTGACGGAACTGACCTCAACGCCGTGTGCCGGTCACACGATGGTGCTCTGCTGGCCTCCGCTGACGACTTCGGCAAAGTGCACTTGTTCTCCAGCCCCTGTTCCCAGCCCAGG GCTCCCAGCCATCAGTACGGTGGCCACAGCAGCCACGTAACCAACGTTGCCTTTCTCCACGATGACAGTCACCTCATCTCTACAGGAGGGAAGGACACGAGTGTCCTGCAGTGGgtgttagcctag